A single genomic interval of Sceloporus undulatus isolate JIND9_A2432 ecotype Alabama chromosome 2, SceUnd_v1.1, whole genome shotgun sequence harbors:
- the CTXN3 gene encoding cortexin-3 — translation MMKKRRLWNYFFQQSWRMDGEPFTSNLFSSGGIPAETGITLEQKTTFVFVILLIIFLGILIVRCFRILLDPYRSMPTSTWADGLDGLEKGQFDYALA, via the coding sequence ATGATGAAAAAAAGAAGACTGTGGAATTACTTTTTTCAACAATCCTGGAGAATGGATGGAGAGCCCTTCACGTCCAACCTCTTCTCTTCTGGGGGTATTCCCGCAGAAACTGGCATTACCCTGGAACAGAAAACAACCTTTGTATTTgtgattttattaataattttcctTGGCATTCTCATTGTTCGATGTTTCCGCATCCTTCTAGACCCCTACAGGAGTATGCCAACTTCCACTTGGGCTGATGGACTTGATGGGCTAGAAAAAGGCCAATTTGATTATGCACTGGCTTAG